Genomic segment of Brachyhypopomus gauderio isolate BG-103 chromosome 10, BGAUD_0.2, whole genome shotgun sequence:
GTGCGTGAGAATCCCAGtggatcagcagtttctgaaatactcaaacCAGCCCGTCCGGCACCTACAAACGTGCCATGTTCACTTTAAttacctttcttccccattctgatgctctattttaactgcagcagatcgtcttggccatgtctacatgcctaaatgcattgagatgctgccatgtgattggccgattcgacatttgtgttaatgaacagttggacaggtgtacctaataaagtggccggtgaatgTATTCCCTATGTAGAACTTCATTGAAGGCTCCAGCCTTTATTTGATCAGAGTTATTCATTTACTTTGATGGAAGTTATttgtttgcatatttcattagaATTATTTCTTTTGACTGgaattatttgtttatttctggGTGCTGGCACCACACCACTGCCAATAGCTGCCAGAAATAAACCATTCAAATGAGAAATGAATGCAGATTGATAACCTGGCACCACTGCACCAGCAGATCACGCGGACCAAAGCAGAGTGCAAAGATCAATACTTCTGTTGTCTTTAGTTAGCCATGTCTGCCTGTTACAGGCGATACTGTGGTCAGAATGGCACATGTGGTGAATCTTTACTCAAGTTCAAGTCTGACCCACAAGTGCTGCAGTCTGTAGACACTTACCACAAACGTGTCGTAGGAGAACGCATGTCTGATCCGGAGGTGCTGGAAGAAGTCAGCGCTCCTGTAGTTGGGATCACCCCAGGGCATGGAGGCACAGATGGGGCATACCTGTGGGCAGAGCACCCATGCACCTCTCAACCATGTTCATGAGCAGAACCAAGAGAAGGAACACCTCCGTGTTCCTCTCTTCCAGCTGTTCCTTGGGTGGCGTCACCACATCTTCATAATGCCAATCAAGTCTTTCTCTAATCTCTTAAAACTGACTAAATATGAATGTACATACCCAAGTATAACACACATTTTGCATGAGCCTACAATAATTTTAGATGATAAGTTTGTATCTCACAGTAATTGTAAATAAATAGTCAATTGTATGGGGATTTGAAGCTTAAAAGCAGACAGCACTCACGACTGGGCGTGGGTCCCGAGCATGCTGGGAAGTGCAGTGCTCAACCAGGCCGTCCTGGTCAAGGTTCTGCTGAGTGCAGTAGGGGCAGGGGAAGGTGTGGCGGTTGGTCACTGGACTACATAAACAGAAGGACACAATCAGCCCAGAGTACGTCACACCGACACACAGCAACACCACAGAGTACGTCACACCGACACACAGCAACACCACAGAGTatgtcacacccacacacagcaacacgtcacacccacacacagcaacacgtcacacccacacacagcaacatgtcacacccacacacagcaacacCACAGAGTACGTCACACCGACACACAGCAACACCACAGAGTACGTCACACCGACACACAGCAACACCACAGAACacgtcacacccacacacagcaacacgtcacacccacacacagcaacatgtcacacccacacacagcaacacCACAGAGTACGTCACACCGACACACAGCAACACCACAGAGTACGTCACACCGACACACAGCAACACCACAGAACacgtcacacccacacacagcaacacgtcacacccacacacagcaacaTGTCACACCCCCACAGCAACACGTCACACCCCCACAGCAACAcgtcacacccccacacagcaACACCACAGAGCAcgtcacacccccacacagcaACACTACAGAGCacgtcacacccacacacagcaacacTACAGAGCACgtcacatccacacacagcaacaccacagaacacttcacacccacacacagcaacacgtcacacccacacacggcAACACCACAGGGcacttcacacccacacacagcaacacCATAGGACACACCGCACAGCAGCACGGGGAGGCCCGTACCACAGCAGTGCTCCTCAAAAACCACCTGTAATCTCATGACCCGGTTGTGACGTGTCCCCCTGAGTCCTCAGCCTCACCTTAACGCATCACGCTGGGGTTTCGGGATACGTCGCAGTCCCTGCTGGATATACTCCTGATATTTGGAGCACTGGCTCACGTGCTCTCGCATTTTGGACAACACAACCTAACCGAAAGAACAGAAAAAATAAAAGTGCTTTTTAGACTAAACAATGATTTCATGTTAATAACAATGGGCTTATGTTAATAGATTCATTGATGTAAGCCAGCAGACATAATTACCGTAAATGTGAACAAAAACATTTCTGGCATTTAGAAGGCTACACCCTGATGATACTGTGAGGCTACACCGTCATAATACTGCGAGGCTACACCGTGATAATACTGCGAGGCTATACCCTGATAACACTGCGAGGCTACACCCTGATAATACTTCTGAATGTTGTGCTTTGTAATATGCTAACACTCACCATTTCTGCAATAttgtaaaacacaaaacatcttCATAGGAAGAACATATAATGTGGAGCAGATTTCAAAGCAGCCTGCACAGACAGTAACCctagaccctaaccctaaaccctagaCCCTAACCCTGTGCAGACCTGCTAATCTTCAAATCAATGGTCTGAAATGTGCAGCGAGAACATGTCACACTGCTGGAGCTAAGGGTTCTAACGCACATCTGAGTCGCTCTGCTGGGTTTCAAATGACGTTTCAGGAAGAAATACTTTCAGTATATAAATATTCAgtcacagggttagggttactgcCAAGACAGTAAAGTGTAAATGACAGAGGCTATTATTTTAACTTCTGGACTTCAGATCCTCCCTTGGGTAAGATACATTTACACTGAAGGGGAATCCAAAAGATGGAACACAGTGAAACATCATTCAAAGAAATTATAACTCTCAGTTTGGCAAATGTGGAAGGTAAACGGCCCCGAATGATTTGAACCGGGTCTCGGAACCATCCGGCCAGACATACCTCCTCTCCACAGCCCTTGCATGGTCTGACTGAGCTGTGGATCACGGCCTCCAGATCAAGGGCCCTCTTCCATTGCAGCAAGGCCCTCCTGCACACCGCACACACTGGGCTCTGAGGGCGCAGACACTCCTGCAGGCAACTCTGACAGAAACTGCTTGGAAGGGGACCAAGGTTGGCTGTTATTAATACACTTTAACATTACAgatttcagagagagagagagagagagagagagagagagagagagaatactaCAACTCCCAGCATTCTGTGTTCTAATGTGTCAACTTTTAGCTACCATTTTGCaagaaaacaaaactgaaagtAAATGTTTTCTGTGAAAGCGATCAGTACCGAATATATTATGGCACACAGTGATTCAGCATGGCACACGACTAAACTCCAGAGTGTGGTGCCGTCTTGCTCGCTGATCCAGACCGAACCCAACCAACTACAACCGAACTTGCACGGCCGAACTTTGGCCGATACACTCACGTGTGTCCACACTGTGTGGTCATCGGACAGTCGAAGATCTCCAGACACACCGGACAGACGAACTCCACCGTGTCCCGGTCCGCCTCGGAAGTTTGCTGCGCCCCGCCGTCGCCTCCCAGCACCGACATCGCCGCGTCTCCGCTCACGTCTCCCTGCGCGTCCCGCTGTGGTACCGAGCTGCACCGACACCGACGGGGCCCGAACGCGCGTTCACCGGCGAgcctgtggaggaggaggagcgcgCGTGAGCTGAAGGCTGCGCGCGAGCGCCGCGTCCAGCCGGACCGCGCTCGTAATGGCTGTCGGTTCACTTATATAACTCACGTTAGGGACGTTAGCGAGAGACGATACGTGAAATAAGCGAGTCAAAAAGGCGCGAGAGAACACAAAAGAAACATTGTGAAAGGCCTTACGTCGCAGCACATCCCGGAGGAGTTGGAGCGGGAAGCGTGTTTAGCGGAGTCGGCCAGCTCGCGCGCAAGCGGCAGCGCGCAGTAAATTCTTCTTCCTGCTCGGATGTTGTGGTTGTCGGCGCGCGCGCGCCCGCGACGCTCGACTTTGCACGTGCAGATCGACGGCGCGGACATGCGCGGACGCAGCGGACATGCGCGGACGGAGCGGACATGCGCAGTCGGGTAATGGGGATTTCCAGCGTAAGGCGGAGGTAAGGTGTGGAGCGCTGGTGGCGTTTAACCGAtaccagcaggtgtgtgtggtgcgcgaTACCCGTCCGGGCGGTACCGTTCGGACCGTTAAAGTCTTCTCGTGTTTTTTGCGCTTCCTGTAAGAGTGTGAGCGCTGGTGTTCAGATGCCCGGGAGAGATAACTAACCAGGCCCGAACCCGGGCGGGCGGCGCGGAGTCTGCGAGGGCCGCGGACCtgctcgctcgctcgctcgctcgcacgcacgcacgctcacgTTCCTGCTCGTTATTTGGCCGGATGGGCAGCGTGACCCCGTGTTTGGCGAACACGCCGCGGGGCTGAAGTCTCAGTGCGACGGTAACCCCGCGCGTCCCGGGCGGGTCCACGTTCACGGCTCCAGCAGAACTGCGCATCTCGGGATAAACACGGAAGACGCGCCGCCGGTGCTCGGATAACAGCGACGGCTCGGTGCGCGTTTCAGCGAATAGCGGAGCTCCAGTTTGAATTACGTACTGTAACCGCGGCATTAGAAGCGATTAGAAGTGAACACTACCGTAGCTGGCAGGTCAGCAGTCGTGTGGGCGTGTCGGTACGCTCCGGAGGCCTCGTGGGGGTTCTCCGTGCACGCGCTGTTGTCCCTCGTCGGTTCCGTCCGCTCGGTCGCGTGCTTTGCTCTCTTGCTGTTTGTGCGCGTGCATGTTCTGCACTGTTGGGTGGCGATGCAGCCGCAGGTTGAACATGCCCGAGTGGCCTGACCTGCAGGTTGAGTGAGCGTCTCGGGCCCCCGCTTGATGGTTCATCAGGGTTTGTTGGTGTCTTTCGTTTCAGCTTGAAGCACTGGACATGTCTGTCTTCACGCCCATCTCTGCACACGCTGAGAGCCACGGAAGGTGAAGGAGTGAGTCTTTTCCCTCTTGaagtccacctccacccaacTGCCTCAAAGGCACTTTAGGTAATGAAGCACCCAGAGATTGCCTCCAGAGCAGACATGCACCCCAGGTGATGTGACCTTCTGATTTAAGAGGCTGCCCCAGCTTTGGTCCTGGTTTACATATTGCCCCTCCAATCGTGTTCTCAACGCTGTGATCTGTTTGGAGGATGGTGATGTCGTGCTGATCCACACCTCCTTGCTTGGCTGGCTGTTCCTGGCGTCCAGCCTGCAGTGGCCCAGGAATGGCAGGTGGAGGCACCTGATGGAGATGCTGGGTGGGTGATGACACAGAAGGTTGTAGCCTAAGCATCCCACGGCCATCGATGGATGCCCAGCTGCGAGAGGACCTGTTCCGCAGGTACGTGGCGTCCCTGGATGAGCGGcgtgagggcggggccagaggtGAGGTGAGTCAGAGCACCACCAGTGAGGAGGCCCTTGTTTCCACGGCGACAGCCTTGCTGGGCGCCTACCAGCCCGAGCCGGGGAACCGGTTCAGAATGATCCGTTTCTATGACATGGTGGAGAATTCTCTTcggagtgtgaggggtgtgagtctgCGTACGCTGGAGACGGCCTTCGCCACGCTGGAGACGATCTGTACcaatctcctcctcttcccctggAAGAAGGAGTTTCGCTGCATTAAGGTGAGTTGGTCCTGTAGCATCACACTCCACCAGTTTAACCAGCAGTCTTTAGAAGAAAAGATTGAAATC
This window contains:
- the rnf114 gene encoding E3 ubiquitin-protein ligase RNF114 — encoded protein: MSAPSAHVRCVRACPRRRSARAKSSVAGARAPTTTTSEQEEEFTARCRLRASWPTPLNTLPAPTPPGCAATLAGERAFGPRRCRCSSVPQRDAQGDVSGDAAMSVLGGDGGAQQTSEADRDTVEFVCPVCLEIFDCPMTTQCGHTFCQSCLQECLRPQSPVCAVCRRALLQWKRALDLEAVIHSSVRPCKGCGEEVVLSKMREHVSQCSKYQEYIQQGLRRIPKPQRDALSPVTNRHTFPCPYCTQQNLDQDGLVEHCTSQHARDPRPVVCPICASMPWGDPNYRSADFFQHLRIRHAFSYDTFVDYSADEQAMIQDAIQRSLEDN